One window of Streptomyces sp. NBC_00273 genomic DNA carries:
- a CDS encoding aldo/keto reductase has product MKYRVIGTAAETRREVSVLSLGTMTFGTTVDEATSYAILDRFAEAGGTFIDTSNNYAFWVNGTQGGESEELVGRWLRSRGVGDGITVATKLGARPNQPTSGFSLDVEGLSAKVIRESAERSRERLGIERIHLLYAHIMDEKTPLEETVQGFAEVVADGTAGLLGASNHWAWRVERARALAAAAGVPGYEVLQHHHSYLRQRTDVPSLRSPDGNQGLVSGDLLSYLRDNPSLTQVSYSPLIAGAYVRDDKPLGPGFDHAGTEPRLRAVREVAAETGATVNQVVLSWLMGGDIPVLPLVGASSVAQLEESLAAVDLDLTPDQRARLDATN; this is encoded by the coding sequence GTGAAATACCGCGTCATCGGAACCGCCGCCGAGACCCGCCGCGAAGTGAGCGTGCTGAGCCTGGGCACGATGACCTTCGGCACCACCGTCGACGAGGCCACCTCGTACGCGATCCTCGACCGCTTCGCGGAAGCGGGCGGCACCTTCATCGACACCTCCAACAACTACGCCTTCTGGGTCAACGGCACCCAGGGCGGCGAGAGCGAGGAACTGGTCGGCCGCTGGCTGCGCAGCCGGGGGGTCGGCGACGGGATCACCGTCGCCACCAAGCTCGGAGCCCGCCCCAACCAGCCGACCAGCGGCTTCAGTCTGGACGTGGAGGGCCTGTCCGCGAAGGTCATCCGGGAGTCCGCGGAACGCAGCCGGGAGCGGCTCGGCATCGAGCGCATCCACCTGTTGTACGCGCACATCATGGACGAGAAGACCCCCCTGGAGGAGACCGTCCAGGGGTTCGCCGAGGTCGTCGCGGACGGCACGGCGGGCCTGCTCGGCGCCAGCAACCACTGGGCCTGGCGGGTGGAGCGCGCCCGTGCGCTGGCCGCGGCGGCCGGCGTACCCGGCTACGAGGTGCTCCAGCACCACCACAGCTACCTGCGCCAGCGCACCGACGTCCCCAGCCTGCGCTCGCCGGACGGCAACCAGGGCCTGGTCAGCGGCGACCTGCTCAGCTACCTCCGGGACAACCCGTCGCTGACGCAGGTCTCGTACTCCCCGCTGATCGCCGGCGCCTACGTCCGCGACGACAAGCCGTTGGGGCCGGGCTTCGACCACGCCGGCACCGAGCCGCGCCTGCGCGCGGTCCGCGAGGTGGCCGCCGAGACCGGGGCCACCGTCAACCAGGTGGTGCTGTCCTGGCTGATGGGCGGGGACATCCCGGTCCTTCCCCTCGTCGGTGCCTCTTCGGTGGCCCAGCTGGAGGAGAGCCTGGCCGCGGTGGACCTCGACCTGACCCCGGACCAGCGCGCGAGGCTCGACGCGACCAACTGA
- a CDS encoding CoA transferase gives MTIGEERDGGTAQAWEALGGAPELVGRVHYRGVGNLAEGPLPVAELARATVGACGLAAAELAAVRAGGGAADAAPLVVDEGAVATAFVSERHLRVEGRAPVTFAPLSGFWRTADGWVRTHANYPHHEAALVRALRLPSATPEALRAATLARTAVEVQELVYGAGGLAVAVAREYGDPQPLMEPVRASGARGRALGAAPAGRPATGVRVLDLTRVIAGPVATRTLGLLGADVLRIDPPGLPEADDSYADTGFGKRSALLDLAGAGDRAVFEALLAEADVVVTGYRPGALERYGFGAGELLQRWPGLVVAELCAWGWRARGPWAGRRGFDSLVQAGYGIAAVCAGPGGAPGVLPAQALDHGTGYLMAAGVLRALAEGGGRGLRFSLAGTGSWLVRGLSRAGAGAGASGYVAEPWLRETRSGYGVLRHAASPFGEWGAGPSRWGTDRAGWLPR, from the coding sequence ATGACGATCGGTGAGGAACGCGACGGCGGAACGGCCCAGGCCTGGGAGGCGCTCGGCGGGGCGCCCGAGCTCGTCGGGCGGGTGCACTACCGCGGGGTCGGCAACCTTGCGGAAGGGCCGCTTCCAGTAGCCGAGTTGGCGCGCGCGACCGTCGGGGCGTGCGGGCTGGCCGCGGCCGAGCTGGCAGCGGTGCGGGCCGGGGGCGGGGCGGCGGACGCGGCCCCGCTGGTGGTGGACGAGGGCGCGGTGGCGACGGCCTTCGTCAGCGAGCGGCACCTGCGGGTCGAAGGGCGCGCACCGGTGACCTTCGCACCGTTGTCCGGCTTCTGGCGGACGGCGGACGGCTGGGTGCGCACGCACGCCAACTATCCGCACCACGAAGCCGCCTTGGTACGGGCGCTGCGGCTGCCGTCGGCGACACCGGAGGCGCTGCGCGCCGCGACCCTGGCACGGACGGCCGTCGAGGTGCAGGAGCTCGTGTACGGGGCGGGCGGACTCGCCGTCGCCGTGGCCCGGGAGTACGGGGATCCGCAGCCGCTGATGGAGCCCGTACGGGCATCAGGGGCGCGGGGACGGGCACTCGGCGCCGCCCCGGCCGGCCGGCCCGCCACGGGGGTGCGGGTGCTGGACCTGACCCGGGTCATCGCCGGGCCCGTCGCGACGCGCACGCTCGGGCTGCTGGGTGCGGACGTGCTGCGGATCGACCCGCCGGGGCTGCCGGAGGCCGACGACTCGTACGCGGACACCGGCTTCGGGAAGCGGTCGGCGCTGCTGGACCTGGCGGGGGCGGGGGACCGGGCCGTCTTCGAGGCGCTGCTCGCCGAGGCCGACGTGGTGGTGACGGGCTACCGGCCGGGGGCCCTGGAACGGTACGGGTTCGGGGCGGGCGAGCTGCTGCAGCGGTGGCCGGGGCTGGTGGTTGCCGAGCTGTGCGCGTGGGGGTGGCGGGCGCGGGGGCCGTGGGCGGGGCGGCGGGGGTTCGACTCGCTGGTGCAGGCGGGGTACGGGATCGCCGCGGTCTGTGCCGGGCCGGGCGGGGCACCCGGTGTGCTGCCGGCGCAGGCGCTGGACCACGGGACGGGGTACCTGATGGCGGCCGGCGTGCTGCGGGCGCTGGCGGAGGGGGGTGGGCGGGGGCTGCGGTTCTCCCTCGCCGGGACGGGGTCGTGGCTGGTGCGGGGGCTCTCCCGAGCGGGGGCGGGGGCAGGGGCTTCGGGGTACGTGGCGGAGCCGTGGCTCAGGGAGACCCGGTCGGGGTACGGGGTGCTGCGGCACGCCGCCAGTCCCTTCGGGGAGTGGGGGGCGGGGCCGTCCCGGTGGGGGACGGACCGGGCCGGCTGGCTCCCGCGGTAG
- a CDS encoding GNAT family N-acetyltransferase, which yields MSHRIDLRTVPYDHPDAVKLNDQVQLEYQERYDGEGDATFLDPAMFVPPRGLYLLAYDSTGTAVASGGWRTQDENDEGYADGDAELKRMYVVPEARGLGLARRILAVLEEDARAAGRHRMVLETGDQQPEAIALYLSSGYALSAKFGHYRFHDSSRCMTKPL from the coding sequence ATGTCTCACCGGATAGACCTCCGCACCGTGCCGTACGACCACCCGGACGCGGTCAAACTCAATGACCAGGTCCAGCTGGAGTACCAGGAGCGGTACGACGGTGAGGGCGACGCCACCTTCCTGGACCCGGCGATGTTCGTCCCGCCGCGCGGCCTGTACCTACTGGCGTACGACTCCACGGGCACCGCGGTGGCGAGCGGCGGCTGGCGCACCCAGGACGAGAACGACGAGGGCTACGCGGACGGCGACGCGGAGCTCAAGCGCATGTACGTCGTCCCGGAGGCCCGGGGCCTGGGCCTCGCTCGCCGCATCCTGGCGGTCCTCGAGGAGGACGCCCGCGCGGCGGGCCGCCACCGCATGGTCCTCGAAACGGGCGACCAGCAGCCGGAGGCCATAGCCCTGTACCTCTCCTCGGGCTACGCCCTGTCCGCGAAGTTCGGCCACTACCGCTTCCACGACTCCAGCCGCTGCATGACGAAGCCCCTCTAG
- a CDS encoding exodeoxyribonuclease III: MLTVTSVNVNGIRAAAKKGFGAWLEGSDADVVCLQEVRAEEGQIPADVRTPAGWHTVFAPAAAKGRAGVALYARRAPERVQVGFGSEEFDTTGRYLEIDLPGVTVASLYLPSGEAGTEKQDEKYRFMDEFLTYLAALKERAAADGREVVVCGDWNICHQEADLKNWKTNRKNAGFLPEEREWLGKVYSDAGYVDVVRELHPDTEGPYSWWSYRGRAFDNDAGWRIDLQVATPGLAAKAVKAFVERAETHPERWSDHAPVTVVYELGV; encoded by the coding sequence ATGCTCACAGTGACCTCCGTGAATGTGAATGGGATCCGCGCCGCCGCCAAGAAGGGCTTCGGGGCGTGGCTCGAGGGATCCGACGCCGATGTGGTCTGCCTGCAGGAGGTACGGGCCGAGGAGGGGCAGATCCCGGCGGATGTCCGGACCCCCGCGGGCTGGCACACCGTCTTCGCGCCGGCCGCCGCCAAGGGGCGGGCCGGGGTCGCGCTCTACGCGCGGCGGGCGCCCGAGCGCGTGCAGGTCGGATTCGGCAGTGAGGAATTCGACACCACCGGACGGTACCTGGAGATCGACCTCCCGGGGGTGACCGTGGCCAGCCTCTACCTGCCCTCGGGCGAGGCCGGGACGGAGAAGCAGGACGAGAAGTACCGGTTCATGGACGAGTTCCTGACGTACCTGGCGGCGCTGAAGGAGCGGGCCGCCGCCGACGGCCGCGAGGTCGTGGTGTGCGGGGACTGGAACATCTGCCACCAGGAGGCCGACCTCAAGAACTGGAAGACGAACCGGAAGAACGCGGGCTTCCTCCCCGAGGAGCGGGAGTGGCTCGGCAAGGTGTACTCGGACGCGGGCTACGTCGACGTGGTCCGGGAACTCCACCCGGACACCGAGGGGCCGTACTCCTGGTGGTCCTACCGCGGGCGGGCCTTCGACAACGACGCCGGCTGGCGGATCGACCTCCAGGTGGCCACCCCCGGGCTGGCGGCGAAGGCCGTGAAGGCCTTCGTGGAGCGGGCCGAGACGCACCCCGAGCGCTGGTCCGACCACGCGCCCGTGACCGTGGTCTACGAGCTGGGCGTCTGA
- a CDS encoding MerR family transcriptional regulator, with protein sequence MAKEETRAKTVREYRTEELAEAAGIPVRTLRFYRERKLLPPPRREGRIAWYDDHHLARLRTIAALLERGHTLGGIAELTAAFESGRDVGQLGELLGIGWSEETPVRLTPEALADYFEGEVTPENLAASLDLGYLAVDGDVIVHVSRRLLDVSSALVREGVPLAAVLETGRRVREHADAMALLFTELISAHISPDAITRLRPLAKSVVEAELTMAMDRLLASGGAVADTDTDSGQTPSS encoded by the coding sequence GTGGCGAAGGAAGAGACGCGAGCGAAGACGGTGCGCGAGTACCGCACGGAGGAACTGGCCGAAGCGGCCGGCATCCCGGTCCGCACCCTGCGCTTCTACCGCGAGCGCAAACTGCTCCCACCGCCCCGCCGCGAGGGGCGGATCGCCTGGTACGACGACCACCACCTGGCCCGGCTGCGCACCATCGCCGCCCTGCTGGAACGCGGCCACACCCTCGGCGGCATCGCCGAGCTGACCGCCGCCTTCGAGAGCGGCCGCGACGTCGGCCAGCTCGGGGAACTGCTCGGCATCGGCTGGTCGGAGGAGACCCCGGTCCGGCTCACCCCGGAGGCGTTGGCCGACTACTTCGAGGGCGAGGTCACCCCGGAGAACCTGGCGGCCTCCCTGGACCTCGGCTACCTCGCCGTCGACGGCGACGTGATCGTGCACGTCAGCCGCCGCCTGCTGGACGTCTCCTCGGCCCTGGTCCGCGAGGGCGTCCCGCTGGCGGCCGTCCTGGAGACCGGCCGCCGCGTCCGCGAGCACGCGGACGCGATGGCCCTGCTCTTCACCGAGCTGATATCGGCCCACATCTCACCGGACGCGATCACCCGGCTGCGCCCGCTGGCGAAGAGCGTGGTCGAGGCCGAGCTGACGATGGCGATGGACCGCCTACTGGCCTCGGGCGGCGCGGTTGCCGACACCGACACCGACTCCGGTCAGACGCCCAGCTCGTAG
- a CDS encoding flavin-containing monooxygenase has translation MGGREHVRVAVIGSGFGGLGAAVRLRREGITDFVVLERADSVGGTWRDNSYPGCACDVPSHLYSFSFAPNPDWPRTFSGQPAIRAYLEHVADTFGLRPHIRLDSEVRMMRWDAEELRWEIETSAGELTADVVVSATGPLSDPKVPEVPGLAEFPGKVFHSARWDHDYDLRGKRVAMIGTGASAIQIVPAIAPEVERLTLFQRTAPWVMPRTDRSITAVERWLHRQLPFTRAARRGLLWGIRELQVSAFTKRPNQLGLIESLAKANMARSIKDPALRAKLTPSYRIGCKRILLSSEYYPALARPDVDLVASGLKEIRGSVLVAADGTETEVDAIIFGTGFHVTDMPIADRVVGAEGQTLADAWKDGMQALRGATAAGFPNWMTIIGPNTGLGNSSMILMIESQLNYMADYLRQLGMLGGRVALGPRPSAVNRWNRQVQARMERTVWNTGGCTSWYLDAQGRNTTVWPGTTGEFRRETRSVDLAEYEVLRVGERERVPAVAVAVAVSAVVPAAVPTAAGSKPGRSRGGSAGSGAAPLPGALPPDPRASNAGGAGEGASKAGGAGAGASNAGGAGVDAAEGVA, from the coding sequence ATGGGCGGGCGCGAGCACGTTCGGGTGGCGGTGATCGGGTCCGGATTCGGCGGGCTCGGCGCGGCCGTACGGCTGCGGCGCGAAGGGATCACGGACTTCGTCGTACTGGAACGGGCCGACTCGGTCGGCGGCACCTGGCGCGACAACAGCTACCCCGGGTGTGCGTGTGACGTGCCCTCCCACCTCTATTCGTTCTCCTTCGCGCCCAACCCCGACTGGCCGCGGACCTTCTCCGGGCAGCCGGCCATCCGCGCCTACCTGGAACACGTGGCCGACACCTTCGGACTGCGCCCGCACATCCGGCTCGACTCCGAGGTGCGGATGATGCGCTGGGACGCCGAGGAGCTGCGCTGGGAGATCGAGACCTCGGCCGGGGAACTGACCGCCGACGTCGTCGTCTCCGCGACCGGGCCGCTATCCGACCCGAAGGTGCCGGAGGTACCCGGGCTCGCCGAGTTCCCCGGCAAGGTCTTCCACTCCGCCCGCTGGGACCACGACTACGACCTGCGCGGCAAGCGCGTCGCCATGATCGGTACCGGCGCCTCCGCCATCCAGATCGTGCCGGCCATCGCCCCCGAGGTGGAGCGCCTCACCCTCTTCCAGCGGACCGCGCCGTGGGTCATGCCCCGCACCGACCGGTCCATCACCGCCGTGGAGCGCTGGCTCCACCGCCAACTGCCCTTCACCCGGGCGGCGCGGCGCGGGCTGCTGTGGGGGATCCGGGAGCTCCAGGTCAGCGCGTTCACCAAGCGCCCGAACCAGCTCGGCCTCATCGAGTCCCTGGCCAAGGCCAACATGGCGCGCTCGATCAAGGACCCGGCCCTGCGCGCGAAGCTGACGCCCTCCTACCGGATCGGCTGCAAGCGGATCCTGCTCTCCAGCGAGTACTACCCGGCCCTGGCCCGGCCCGATGTGGACCTGGTCGCCTCCGGGCTCAAGGAGATCCGCGGTTCGGTGCTGGTCGCCGCCGACGGGACCGAGACCGAGGTCGACGCGATCATCTTCGGCACCGGCTTCCACGTCACGGACATGCCGATCGCGGACCGGGTGGTGGGCGCGGAGGGCCAGACCCTCGCGGACGCCTGGAAGGACGGGATGCAGGCGCTGCGCGGGGCGACCGCCGCGGGCTTCCCCAACTGGATGACGATCATCGGGCCGAACACCGGGCTCGGGAACAGCTCGATGATCCTGATGATCGAGTCGCAGCTCAACTACATGGCCGACTACCTGCGGCAGCTCGGCATGTTGGGCGGGAGGGTCGCGCTGGGCCCCCGGCCCTCAGCGGTGAACCGGTGGAACCGGCAGGTGCAGGCCCGGATGGAGCGGACGGTGTGGAACACCGGCGGCTGCACCAGCTGGTACCTGGACGCGCAGGGCCGCAACACGACGGTCTGGCCGGGTACGACGGGCGAGTTCCGCCGGGAGACGCGGAGCGTCGATCTGGCGGAGTACGAGGTCCTGCGGGTGGGGGAGCGCGAGCGGGTCCCGGCCGTTGCCGTTGCCGTTGCCGTTTCGGCTGTCGTTCCGGCTGCCGTTCCGACTGCCGCCGGGTCGAAGCCGGGTCGCTCCCGCGGGGGCTCCGCGGGGTCGGGTGCGGCGCCGCTGCCGGGGGCGCTGCCCCCGGACCCCCGCGCCTCAAACGCCGGCGGGGCTGGAGAGGGCGCCTCGAAGGCCGGCGGGGCTGGAGCAGGCGCCTCAAACGCCGGCGGGGCTGGAGTTGACGCGGCGGAGGGCGTC